Part of the Carnobacterium pleistocenium FTR1 genome is shown below.
TCAGCTATCATTTCGGTATTAGTTGGGTCGATAAAGCGTAAGAAATACCAAGAGCTTCCTGCCCATTGCGGCATTGTATTTGTATCACGGTGTCCTTTCATACCGGTTTCAGGATCCACTACATTTACCCATTCAGTGATATTTGCTAATGGCGATTCACCTGTTCCACTAGGTTTGATTTCATCTGTTTTTGGCAATATTAATGGCAATTCAGACTCAGCTAAAGTTGTTGAAGTCCCGTCTTCCCAATGGATAACTGGAATAGGCTCACCCCAATAACGTTGACGAGCAAATAGCCAGTCACGCAAACGATAGGTCGTTTCTTTTTTACCTACTTCGTTTTCTTCCAACCACTTATTCATTTTATCAATGGCTTCTTCTTTTCCAAGACCATTCAAAAAATCAGAGTTGATGTGTAGACCATCTTCCGTAAATGCCGCCTTAGTTACATCGCCGCCTTCAAGAACTGGAAGAATTTCTAAATCAAAAGTTTCAGCAAATTCATAATCACGTTCATCATGCGCTGGAACAGCCATAATGGCTCCTGTTCCATATGAAGCTAATACGTAATCGGCAATCCAAATTGGTATTTCTTTGCCATTTACTGGATTGATTGCATAAGCACCAGTGAATACACCAGTTTTATTTTTATTCAGGTCTGTCCGGTCTAAATCGCTCTTCAAGCTAATTTTTTCAATATACGCTTGAACTTCTGCTTCTTGTTCTGGAGTAGTAATTTGTTTAACTAACTCTAATTCTGGAGCCAATACGCTATAAGTTGCTCCAAATAAGGTATCTGGACGAGTCGTAAAGACAGTAAATTTATGATCAGTATTTTTAACAGTAAAGACAACATTTGCGCCAATTGATTTTCCAATCCAGTTACGTTGCATGTCTTTGATACTTTCAGGCCAATCTACTAGTTCTAAGTCATCTAACAAACGATCAGCGTAAGCCGTGATTTTCAACATCCATTGTTTCATTGGTTTACGGTAGACTGGATGTCCTCCACGTTCGCTTTTCCCATCAATAACTTCTTCATTAGCCAATACCGTTCCTAATGCAGGACACCAGTTCACAGCTACTTCAGCTTCATAGGCTAACCCTTTTTCATACAATTTGATAAAAATCCACTGAGTCCATTTGTAATAGTCAGGATCAGTAGTATTTATTTCACGTTCCCAATCATAGCTGAATCCTAATGAGTTGATTTGACGACGGAATGTTTCAATATTGTGAGCAGTAAATTCTGCTGGGTCATTTCCAGTATCTAGTGCATATTGCTCAGCTGGCAATCCAAATGCATCCCACCCCATTGGATGTAACACATTGAATCCTTGAGCTCGTTTCAAGCGAGAAATAATATCAGTTGCCGTATACCCTTCTGGATGTCCTACATGTAAGCCTTGGCCGGATGGATAAGGAAACATATCCAATGCATAGAAATTTTCTTTTTTAGCGTCTTCCGTTGTGCGGAATGTTTTATTGGAAGCCCAATAATTTTGCCATTTTTTTTCAATCGTTTTATGGTTAAAGCTCATATTTATCCCTCTTTCATTTCTTATTCAAAAAAAAATCGCCCTATGAATACAGATGACTATCTATACTCATAGGGCGATTAAACAATTTATTATTCGCGGTACCACCTATGTTTTCTACAACTAACTATTTCTCAACAGAAAAAATTGCAGACTCCTCATACCTTTAACGCAGGTGCTACGTCTTTGTCTACTTTCATTTCAACAAAGCAACTCTAAAGGCGAGTTCGAAAGTCTTTTTTATGCATTTCCACCACCCATGCACTCTCTCTCAAAAAATCGTTTCTACTATTCCTTTTCACTGTTTTTTTCTATTGAACTCATCTTAACAA
Proteins encoded:
- the leuS gene encoding leucine--tRNA ligase, encoding MSFNHKTIEKKWQNYWASNKTFRTTEDAKKENFYALDMFPYPSGQGLHVGHPEGYTATDIISRLKRAQGFNVLHPMGWDAFGLPAEQYALDTGNDPAEFTAHNIETFRRQINSLGFSYDWEREINTTDPDYYKWTQWIFIKLYEKGLAYEAEVAVNWCPALGTVLANEEVIDGKSERGGHPVYRKPMKQWMLKITAYADRLLDDLELVDWPESIKDMQRNWIGKSIGANVVFTVKNTDHKFTVFTTRPDTLFGATYSVLAPELELVKQITTPEQEAEVQAYIEKISLKSDLDRTDLNKNKTGVFTGAYAINPVNGKEIPIWIADYVLASYGTGAIMAVPAHDERDYEFAETFDLEILPVLEGGDVTKAAFTEDGLHINSDFLNGLGKEEAIDKMNKWLEENEVGKKETTYRLRDWLFARQRYWGEPIPVIHWEDGTSTTLAESELPLILPKTDEIKPSGTGESPLANITEWVNVVDPETGMKGHRDTNTMPQWAGSSWYFLRFIDPTNTEMIADPKKLKQWLPVDIYIGGAEHAVLHLLYARFWHKFLYNIGVVPTKEPFQKLYNQGMILGGNNEKMSKSKGNVVNPDDVVEKFGADTLRMYEMFMGPLDASIAWNENGLEGSRKFLDRVWRLIMDENGKVRDRITTFNDGSLDVVYHQTVKKVTEDFEQLRFNTAISQMMVFVNEAYKTKILPVNYIKAFVQLLAPIAPHMGEELWSNLTKSGESISYVAWPAYDEKFLVEDEIEVVFQVNGKLRAKTQTSKEISKADLELLAMSNEKIKESIVGKTIRKVIVVPGKLVNIVAN